One part of the bacterium genome encodes these proteins:
- a CDS encoding prepilin-type N-terminal cleavage/methylation domain-containing protein has product MRRGFTLIELLVVIAIIAILAAILFPVFAKAREKARQTACLSNCKQLALAVIQYSADYDEKLVGYCTQSPANVWHPVWEMLNPYIKNDQVWICPSQTGTTQGMGANILHLIIDLNWGAAAISLAQLTMPAEKMLFCDAQNGARTGGVEGNGGNPVAWCPAGHAGYPPSWNDVYQYGISSRHNDGGNCVFADGHAKWRSKTYILANDGDMWGHTTR; this is encoded by the coding sequence ATGCGCAGAGGTTTCACGCTGATCGAGTTACTGGTCGTGATCGCCATCATCGCCATCCTGGCGGCGATCCTGTTCCCGGTGTTCGCCAAGGCGCGGGAGAAGGCGCGCCAGACGGCCTGTCTGTCCAACTGCAAGCAATTGGCCCTCGCCGTCATCCAGTACTCGGCCGACTACGACGAGAAGCTGGTCGGCTACTGCACCCAGAGCCCGGCCAACGTGTGGCATCCCGTGTGGGAGATGCTCAACCCCTACATCAAGAACGACCAGGTGTGGATCTGCCCCAGCCAGACAGGGACGACGCAGGGCATGGGGGCCAACATCCTGCACCTCATCATTGACCTGAACTGGGGCGCCGCGGCCATCTCTCTGGCGCAACTGACCATGCCCGCCGAGAAGATGCTGTTCTGTGACGCGCAGAACGGCGCACGGACGGGCGGCGTCGAGGGCAACGGCGGCAACCCCGTGGCCTGGTGTCCGGCCGGGCACGCCGGCTATCCGCCGTCGTGGAACGACGTCTACCAGTACGGGATCTCCAGCCGCCACAACGACGGCGGCAACTGTGTCTTCGCCGACGGTCACGCCAAGTGGCGCAGCAAGACCTACATCCTGGCCAACGACGGGGACATGTGGGGGCATACCACTCGCTGA